In one window of Brachyhypopomus gauderio isolate BG-103 chromosome 16, BGAUD_0.2, whole genome shotgun sequence DNA:
- the auts2b gene encoding autism susceptibility gene 2 protein isoform X3 — MFSPTALPPPPLLPGGAVAVAGASPAAPYTEQDLLRQELNSRFLASQDRGAPLVPPGYLRTEFHQHQHTHQHTHQHTFTPYPHPAVLPGPLPGPAGPLFDKYPPKVDTFHRQSVFHPFPSGLPGMATVLPPAGMFGSLQGAFQPKAPNPLDVVSRPGSMPRPLIQKESRLLDSVCSTPKKPGKWCAMHVHIAWQVYHHQQKIKKQMQMDPHKLDFGLKPELLCRASGPGFLGLVPQPRDLPRPATVFSTAEPLSKPPAFGGLGTLSSTAFGGLGNPTLTPSSSQVGKDHKGPPDSWNRLHQTPTSFPTAAVWPRDPDAERGSSTLDRAADRRDKEEHERDTKEKLNGTRPSPANTSPRGETAEPSRGVSPEPKDKERSKAQLPDPPCRSAETQEHKPTESQQERREKTAKHTEETPSAEETPSPKQQRQDVERRGGGEGWEPDVKRSRGDLEARGSQVKVKEERREDQESSEGKIPPKVSERPQPGPRAPGPYPSSLLSLPVCVGGGPQGADRTRLVPPIMLSGSERLPFPAQHWDPMRSLYRALDLPHKELLLRAEALQRPAVVPREALLHPLALEQHRGLQEERHRLALLREESERGRLLAMHHASLEPHLPHLPHLPHPGLLPATYPGPLLPRLGLTHAPPYGPLGKTLPAVGYMHAAPPPLLPAPPPRSPRRTSSMVDRASTRPGREGEGP, encoded by the exons AACAGGACCTGCTGCGACAGGAGCTGAACTCCCGCTTCCTGGCCTCTCAGGACCGAGGAGCCCCGCTGGTGCCGCCCGGATACCTGCGCACCGAGttccaccagcaccagcacacgCACCAGCACACGCACCAGCACACCTTCACGCCCTACCCCCACCCGGCCGTCCTGCCGGGCCCCCTGCCGGGCCCCGCCGGGCCCCTG tttgACAAATACCCACCAAAGGTCGACACCTTCCACAGGCAGAGT GTCTTCCACCCCTTCCCGTCCGGGCTGCCCGGCATGGCTACAGTGTTGCCTCCAGCGGGGATGTTCGGCTCTCTGCAGGGCGCCTTTCAGCCCAAG GCTCCTAACCCTCTTGATGTAGTCTCCAGACCTGGATCTATGCCCCGCCCACTCATACAGAAGGAATCTAGA TTGCTGGACTCTGTGTGTTCCACGCCGAAG AAGCCGGGGAAATGGTGTGCTATGCACGTGCACATAGCGTGGCAGGTTTATCACCATCAACAAAAAATCAAG AAACAGATGCAAATGGATCCCCATAAGCTGGACTTTGGCCTGAAGCCGGAGCTTCTGTGCCGGGCCTCGGGCCCGGGCTTTCTGGGGCTGGTTCCACAACCTCGTGACCTGCCCCGCCCCGCCACCGTCTTCTCCACTGCTG AGCCTCTCAGTAAGCCACCTGCTTTTGGGGGTTTGGGAACACTGAGTTCCACGGCCTTCGGAGGACTTGGCAACCCTACGCTGA CTCCGAGTTCTTCACAAGTGGGTAAAGACCACAAGGGACCTCCGGACTCCTGGAACAGACTGCACCAGACCCCGACCTCGTTCCCCACGGCCGCTGTGTGGCCCCGAGACCCTGACGCCGAAAGGGGTTCGTCCACACTGGACAGAGCAGCAGACCGGAGAGACAAAGAAGAACACGAAAG GGACACAAAGGAGAAATTAAACGGGACACGCCCGTCGCCTGCCAACACGAGTCCTCGGGGCGAGACGGCAGAGCCATCTAGAGGTGTGTCCCCTGAGCCCAAAGACAAGGAAAGAAGCAAAGCGCAGCTGCCGGATCCTCCCTGCCGGAGTGCGGAGACGCAGGAACACAAGCCCACAGAGAGCcagcaggagagaagagagaagacagCCAAGCACACGGAGGAGACGCCCAGCGCCGAGGAGACGCCCTCACCCAAGCAGCAGAGGCAGGACGTGGAGCGGCGTGGGGGTGGCGAGGGCTGGGAGCCAGACGTGAAGAGGAGCAGAGGGGATCTCGAGGCCAGGGGCAGCCAGGTGAaggtgaaggaggagaggagggaggaccAGGAGTCGTCGGAAGGCAAGATACCTCCCAAGGTCTCGGAGAGGCCGCAGCCAGGGCCCAGGGCCCCGGGCCCGTACCCGTCGTCCCTGCTGTCCCTGCccgtgtgtgtgggcggaggcCCCCAGGGCGCCGACAGGACCCGGCTGGTGCCGCCCATCATGCTGTCGGGCAGCGAGAGGCTGCCCTTCCCCGCCCAACACTGGGACCCCATGCGTAGTCTGTACAGGGCCCTGGACCTCCCGCACAAGGAGCTGCTCCTGCGGGCGGAGGCGCTCCAGCGGCCGGCCGTGGTCCCGCGCGAGGCCCTGCTCCACCCGCTGGCCCTGGAGCAGCACAGAGGCCTGCAGGAGGAGCGCCATCGTCTGGCCCTGCTGCGGGAGGAGAGCGAGAGGGGGCGTCTCCTGGCCATGCACCACGCCTCCCTGGaaccccacctaccccacctaccccacctgCCCCACCCAGGGCTCCTACCCGCCACGTACCCCGGCCCGCTGCTGCCCCGCCTGGGGCTCACGCACGCCCCGCCCTACGGCCCGCTCGGCAAGACTCTGCCCGCCGTTGGCTACATGCacgcagctccgccccctctgctCCCGGCCCCGCCCCCGCGCTCACCCAGACGGACTTCCTCCATGGTGGACAGGGCGAGCACCCGCCCtggcagagagggggaggggccatga
- the auts2b gene encoding autism susceptibility gene 2 protein isoform X1 has translation MFSPTALPPPPLLPGGAVAVAGASPAAPYTEQDLLRQELNSRFLASQDRGAPLVPPGYLRTEFHQHQHTHQHTHQHTFTPYPHPAVLPGPLPGPAGPLFDKYPPKVDTFHRQSVFHPFPSGLPGMATVLPPAGMFGSLQGAFQPKAPNPLDVVSRPGSMPRPLIQKESRLLDSVCSTPKKPGKWCAMHVHIAWQVYHHQQKIKKQMQMDPHKLDFGLKPELLCRASGPGFLGLVPQPRDLPRPATVFSTAGPTHPTHPTHPMVSPYGHLAHPHTNAHTPPSHLEPLSKPPAFGGLGTLSSTAFGGLGNPTLTPSSSQVGKDHKGPPDSWNRLHQTPTSFPTAAVWPRDPDAERGSSTLDRAADRRDKEEHERDTKEKLNGTRPSPANTSPRGETAEPSRGVSPEPKDKERSKAQLPDPPCRSAETQEHKPTESQQERREKTAKHTEETPSAEETPSPKQQRQDVERRGGGEGWEPDVKRSRGDLEARGSQVKVKEERREDQESSEGKIPPKVSERPQPGPRAPGPYPSSLLSLPVCVGGGPQGADRTRLVPPIMLSGSERLPFPAQHWDPMRSLYRALDLPHKELLLRAEALQRPAVVPREALLHPLALEQHRGLQEERHRLALLREESERGRLLAMHHASLEPHLPHLPHLPHPGLLPATYPGPLLPRLGLTHAPPYGPLGKTLPAVGYMHAAPPPLLPAPPPRSPRRTSSMVDRASTRPGREGEGP, from the exons AACAGGACCTGCTGCGACAGGAGCTGAACTCCCGCTTCCTGGCCTCTCAGGACCGAGGAGCCCCGCTGGTGCCGCCCGGATACCTGCGCACCGAGttccaccagcaccagcacacgCACCAGCACACGCACCAGCACACCTTCACGCCCTACCCCCACCCGGCCGTCCTGCCGGGCCCCCTGCCGGGCCCCGCCGGGCCCCTG tttgACAAATACCCACCAAAGGTCGACACCTTCCACAGGCAGAGT GTCTTCCACCCCTTCCCGTCCGGGCTGCCCGGCATGGCTACAGTGTTGCCTCCAGCGGGGATGTTCGGCTCTCTGCAGGGCGCCTTTCAGCCCAAG GCTCCTAACCCTCTTGATGTAGTCTCCAGACCTGGATCTATGCCCCGCCCACTCATACAGAAGGAATCTAGA TTGCTGGACTCTGTGTGTTCCACGCCGAAG AAGCCGGGGAAATGGTGTGCTATGCACGTGCACATAGCGTGGCAGGTTTATCACCATCAACAAAAAATCAAG AAACAGATGCAAATGGATCCCCATAAGCTGGACTTTGGCCTGAAGCCGGAGCTTCTGTGCCGGGCCTCGGGCCCGGGCTTTCTGGGGCTGGTTCCACAACCTCGTGACCTGCCCCGCCCCGCCACCGTCTTCTCCACTGCTG ggcccacccaccccacccaccccacccaccccatggTGTCTCCTTATGGGCACCTGGCCCATCCCCACACCAAcgcccacaccccaccctctcaccttG AGCCTCTCAGTAAGCCACCTGCTTTTGGGGGTTTGGGAACACTGAGTTCCACGGCCTTCGGAGGACTTGGCAACCCTACGCTGA CTCCGAGTTCTTCACAAGTGGGTAAAGACCACAAGGGACCTCCGGACTCCTGGAACAGACTGCACCAGACCCCGACCTCGTTCCCCACGGCCGCTGTGTGGCCCCGAGACCCTGACGCCGAAAGGGGTTCGTCCACACTGGACAGAGCAGCAGACCGGAGAGACAAAGAAGAACACGAAAG GGACACAAAGGAGAAATTAAACGGGACACGCCCGTCGCCTGCCAACACGAGTCCTCGGGGCGAGACGGCAGAGCCATCTAGAGGTGTGTCCCCTGAGCCCAAAGACAAGGAAAGAAGCAAAGCGCAGCTGCCGGATCCTCCCTGCCGGAGTGCGGAGACGCAGGAACACAAGCCCACAGAGAGCcagcaggagagaagagagaagacagCCAAGCACACGGAGGAGACGCCCAGCGCCGAGGAGACGCCCTCACCCAAGCAGCAGAGGCAGGACGTGGAGCGGCGTGGGGGTGGCGAGGGCTGGGAGCCAGACGTGAAGAGGAGCAGAGGGGATCTCGAGGCCAGGGGCAGCCAGGTGAaggtgaaggaggagaggagggaggaccAGGAGTCGTCGGAAGGCAAGATACCTCCCAAGGTCTCGGAGAGGCCGCAGCCAGGGCCCAGGGCCCCGGGCCCGTACCCGTCGTCCCTGCTGTCCCTGCccgtgtgtgtgggcggaggcCCCCAGGGCGCCGACAGGACCCGGCTGGTGCCGCCCATCATGCTGTCGGGCAGCGAGAGGCTGCCCTTCCCCGCCCAACACTGGGACCCCATGCGTAGTCTGTACAGGGCCCTGGACCTCCCGCACAAGGAGCTGCTCCTGCGGGCGGAGGCGCTCCAGCGGCCGGCCGTGGTCCCGCGCGAGGCCCTGCTCCACCCGCTGGCCCTGGAGCAGCACAGAGGCCTGCAGGAGGAGCGCCATCGTCTGGCCCTGCTGCGGGAGGAGAGCGAGAGGGGGCGTCTCCTGGCCATGCACCACGCCTCCCTGGaaccccacctaccccacctaccccacctgCCCCACCCAGGGCTCCTACCCGCCACGTACCCCGGCCCGCTGCTGCCCCGCCTGGGGCTCACGCACGCCCCGCCCTACGGCCCGCTCGGCAAGACTCTGCCCGCCGTTGGCTACATGCacgcagctccgccccctctgctCCCGGCCCCGCCCCCGCGCTCACCCAGACGGACTTCCTCCATGGTGGACAGGGCGAGCACCCGCCCtggcagagagggggaggggccatga
- the LOC143477544 gene encoding histone H4 transcription factor isoform X1, which produces MAKRRKVFNMVIACEWASCTFRGGSMEEFSEHMSSHVKEHLGEGDAMEELDDYPCLWQGCEFLAMGSPSELVAHAHFHVFHSKLKFIGTQLLESHPELPSCTQELHSNNLLTDVSDGFVCQWEHCDSTFNNPEWFYRHVDMHAHCTELQLLPDQQQALFCSWKGCDAFFKIKYRLREHLRSHTQERLVACPTCGCMFSSNTKFFDHIQRQAEPEESLTCGHCDKGFANERLLRDHVRQHVNHIKCPLCDMTCTSLSTLKIHIKFRHCDERPFPCDFCESSFKNQHDLRKHMETHNEGAAYHCTVQGCGYSSRMAHSMNQHYKRVHEGNMVSRYKCHLCDKNFSWCYTLTLHLRKKHQLKWPSGHSRFRYKEDQDGYLRLNMVRFETVEVTEELIKNMEEKRTPRKVSASTHKRAVLQADSTSTTTAPSAEPSSSSSSSSTERVDKADPTKEDVSPVYCVLSPVSEVDVDLETLPEAESEAESGAESGAVRALAAVARGLGMDVV; this is translated from the exons ATGGCCAAGAGGAGGAAGGTGTTCAACATGGTGATCGCGTGTGAGTGGGCTTCGTGTACGTTCAGAGGAGGGAGCATGGAGGAGTTTAGTGAGCACATGTCCTCACACGTAAAGGAGCATCTGGGTGAGGGGGACGCTATGGAGGAGCTTG ACGACTACCCGTGTTTGTGGCAGGGCTGTGAGTTCCTGGCGATGGGCAGTCCCAGCGAGCTGGTGGCCCACGCACACTTCCACGTCTTCCACAGCAAGCTGAAGTTTATCGGCACCCAGCTGCTGGAGTCACACCCCGAGCTGCCCAGCTGCACCCAGGAGCTGCACAGCAACAACCTGCTGACTGACGTCTCGGACGGGTTCGTGTGTCAGTGGGAGCACTGTGAC AGTACGTTTAACAATCCGGAGTGGTTCTACCGCCATGTGGACATGCACGCGCACTGCACGGAGTTACAGCTGCTCCCAGATCAGCAGCAGGCGCTCTTCTGCAGCTGGAAAG GCTGCGACGCCTTCTTCAAGATCAAGTACCGGCTGCGTGAGCATCTGCGCAGTCACACGCAGGAGCGTCTGGTCGCCTGCCCAACCTGCGGCTGCATGTTCTCCAGCAACACCAAGTTCTTCGACCACATCCAGAGACAAGCTGAGCCCGAGG AGTCCTTGACGTGTGGACACTGTGATAAAGGATTCGCTAACGAGAGGCTACTGAGGGACCACGTGCGACAACACG TAAATCACATTAAGTGTCCGCTGTGTGACATGACCTGCACGTCTCTGTCCACCCTGAAGATCCACATTAAGTTCCGCCACTGTGACGAGCGACCTTTCCCCTGTGACTTCTGTGAGAGCAG CTTCAAGAATCAGCACGACCTCCGGAAGCACATGGAGACCCACAACGAGGGAGCCGCGTACCACTGCACGGTTCAGGGCTGCGGCTACTCGTCCCGCATGGCCCACAGCATGAATCAGCACTACAAGAGAGTTCACGAG GGAAATATGGTGTCGAGGTATAAATGTCATCTGTGTGACAAGAACTTCTCGTGGTGCTACACCCTCACGCTTCACCTGCGGAAGAAACATCAGCTCAAATGGCCGTCGGGACACTCCCGCTTCAG GTATAAGGAAGACCAGGACGGATACTTGCGGTTAAACATGGTTCGCTTTGAGACCGTGGAGGTGACGGAGGAGCTGATCAAGAACATGGAGGAGAAACGCACCCCACGCAAGGTGTCGGCCTCCACCCACAAGAGGGCGGTGCTGCAGGCGGACAGCACGTCCACCACCACCGCTCCATCAGCAGAACCTTCCTcgtcctcatcctcttcctccaccgAGCGCGTGGACAAGGCCGACCCCACCAAGGAGGACGTGTCCCCCGTGTACTGTGTCCTCAGCCCCGTTAGCGAGGTGGACGTTGATCTGGAGACATTACCAGAGGCGGAGTCGGAGGCGGAGTCAGGGGCGGAGTCGGGGGCAGTTCGAGCTCTGGCTGCCGTTGCCAGAGGGTTGGGTATGGACGTGGTGTGA
- the LOC143477544 gene encoding histone H4 transcription factor isoform X2 → MGSPSELVAHAHFHVFHSKLKFIGTQLLESHPELPSCTQELHSNNLLTDVSDGFVCQWEHCDSTFNNPEWFYRHVDMHAHCTELQLLPDQQQALFCSWKGCDAFFKIKYRLREHLRSHTQERLVACPTCGCMFSSNTKFFDHIQRQAEPEESLTCGHCDKGFANERLLRDHVRQHVNHIKCPLCDMTCTSLSTLKIHIKFRHCDERPFPCDFCESSFKNQHDLRKHMETHNEGAAYHCTVQGCGYSSRMAHSMNQHYKRVHEGNMVSRYKCHLCDKNFSWCYTLTLHLRKKHQLKWPSGHSRFRYKEDQDGYLRLNMVRFETVEVTEELIKNMEEKRTPRKVSASTHKRAVLQADSTSTTTAPSAEPSSSSSSSSTERVDKADPTKEDVSPVYCVLSPVSEVDVDLETLPEAESEAESGAESGAVRALAAVARGLGMDVV, encoded by the exons ATGGGCAGTCCCAGCGAGCTGGTGGCCCACGCACACTTCCACGTCTTCCACAGCAAGCTGAAGTTTATCGGCACCCAGCTGCTGGAGTCACACCCCGAGCTGCCCAGCTGCACCCAGGAGCTGCACAGCAACAACCTGCTGACTGACGTCTCGGACGGGTTCGTGTGTCAGTGGGAGCACTGTGAC AGTACGTTTAACAATCCGGAGTGGTTCTACCGCCATGTGGACATGCACGCGCACTGCACGGAGTTACAGCTGCTCCCAGATCAGCAGCAGGCGCTCTTCTGCAGCTGGAAAG GCTGCGACGCCTTCTTCAAGATCAAGTACCGGCTGCGTGAGCATCTGCGCAGTCACACGCAGGAGCGTCTGGTCGCCTGCCCAACCTGCGGCTGCATGTTCTCCAGCAACACCAAGTTCTTCGACCACATCCAGAGACAAGCTGAGCCCGAGG AGTCCTTGACGTGTGGACACTGTGATAAAGGATTCGCTAACGAGAGGCTACTGAGGGACCACGTGCGACAACACG TAAATCACATTAAGTGTCCGCTGTGTGACATGACCTGCACGTCTCTGTCCACCCTGAAGATCCACATTAAGTTCCGCCACTGTGACGAGCGACCTTTCCCCTGTGACTTCTGTGAGAGCAG CTTCAAGAATCAGCACGACCTCCGGAAGCACATGGAGACCCACAACGAGGGAGCCGCGTACCACTGCACGGTTCAGGGCTGCGGCTACTCGTCCCGCATGGCCCACAGCATGAATCAGCACTACAAGAGAGTTCACGAG GGAAATATGGTGTCGAGGTATAAATGTCATCTGTGTGACAAGAACTTCTCGTGGTGCTACACCCTCACGCTTCACCTGCGGAAGAAACATCAGCTCAAATGGCCGTCGGGACACTCCCGCTTCAG GTATAAGGAAGACCAGGACGGATACTTGCGGTTAAACATGGTTCGCTTTGAGACCGTGGAGGTGACGGAGGAGCTGATCAAGAACATGGAGGAGAAACGCACCCCACGCAAGGTGTCGGCCTCCACCCACAAGAGGGCGGTGCTGCAGGCGGACAGCACGTCCACCACCACCGCTCCATCAGCAGAACCTTCCTcgtcctcatcctcttcctccaccgAGCGCGTGGACAAGGCCGACCCCACCAAGGAGGACGTGTCCCCCGTGTACTGTGTCCTCAGCCCCGTTAGCGAGGTGGACGTTGATCTGGAGACATTACCAGAGGCGGAGTCGGAGGCGGAGTCAGGGGCGGAGTCGGGGGCAGTTCGAGCTCTGGCTGCCGTTGCCAGAGGGTTGGGTATGGACGTGGTGTGA
- the auts2b gene encoding autism susceptibility gene 2 protein homolog isoform X2: MFSPTALPPPPLLPGGAVAVAEQDLLRQELNSRFLASQDRGAPLVPPGYLRTEFHQHQHTHQHTHQHTFTPYPHPAVLPGPLPGPAGPLFDKYPPKVDTFHRQSVFHPFPSGLPGMATVLPPAGMFGSLQGAFQPKAPNPLDVVSRPGSMPRPLIQKESRLLDSVCSTPKKPGKWCAMHVHIAWQVYHHQQKIKKQMQMDPHKLDFGLKPELLCRASGPGFLGLVPQPRDLPRPATVFSTAGPTHPTHPTHPMVSPYGHLAHPHTNAHTPPSHLEPLSKPPAFGGLGTLSSTAFGGLGNPTLTPSSSQVGKDHKGPPDSWNRLHQTPTSFPTAAVWPRDPDAERGSSTLDRAADRRDKEEHERDTKEKLNGTRPSPANTSPRGETAEPSRGVSPEPKDKERSKAQLPDPPCRSAETQEHKPTESQQERREKTAKHTEETPSAEETPSPKQQRQDVERRGGGEGWEPDVKRSRGDLEARGSQVKVKEERREDQESSEGKIPPKVSERPQPGPRAPGPYPSSLLSLPVCVGGGPQGADRTRLVPPIMLSGSERLPFPAQHWDPMRSLYRALDLPHKELLLRAEALQRPAVVPREALLHPLALEQHRGLQEERHRLALLREESERGRLLAMHHASLEPHLPHLPHLPHPGLLPATYPGPLLPRLGLTHAPPYGPLGKTLPAVGYMHAAPPPLLPAPPPRSPRRTSSMVDRASTRPGREGEGP, encoded by the exons AACAGGACCTGCTGCGACAGGAGCTGAACTCCCGCTTCCTGGCCTCTCAGGACCGAGGAGCCCCGCTGGTGCCGCCCGGATACCTGCGCACCGAGttccaccagcaccagcacacgCACCAGCACACGCACCAGCACACCTTCACGCCCTACCCCCACCCGGCCGTCCTGCCGGGCCCCCTGCCGGGCCCCGCCGGGCCCCTG tttgACAAATACCCACCAAAGGTCGACACCTTCCACAGGCAGAGT GTCTTCCACCCCTTCCCGTCCGGGCTGCCCGGCATGGCTACAGTGTTGCCTCCAGCGGGGATGTTCGGCTCTCTGCAGGGCGCCTTTCAGCCCAAG GCTCCTAACCCTCTTGATGTAGTCTCCAGACCTGGATCTATGCCCCGCCCACTCATACAGAAGGAATCTAGA TTGCTGGACTCTGTGTGTTCCACGCCGAAG AAGCCGGGGAAATGGTGTGCTATGCACGTGCACATAGCGTGGCAGGTTTATCACCATCAACAAAAAATCAAG AAACAGATGCAAATGGATCCCCATAAGCTGGACTTTGGCCTGAAGCCGGAGCTTCTGTGCCGGGCCTCGGGCCCGGGCTTTCTGGGGCTGGTTCCACAACCTCGTGACCTGCCCCGCCCCGCCACCGTCTTCTCCACTGCTG ggcccacccaccccacccaccccacccaccccatggTGTCTCCTTATGGGCACCTGGCCCATCCCCACACCAAcgcccacaccccaccctctcaccttG AGCCTCTCAGTAAGCCACCTGCTTTTGGGGGTTTGGGAACACTGAGTTCCACGGCCTTCGGAGGACTTGGCAACCCTACGCTGA CTCCGAGTTCTTCACAAGTGGGTAAAGACCACAAGGGACCTCCGGACTCCTGGAACAGACTGCACCAGACCCCGACCTCGTTCCCCACGGCCGCTGTGTGGCCCCGAGACCCTGACGCCGAAAGGGGTTCGTCCACACTGGACAGAGCAGCAGACCGGAGAGACAAAGAAGAACACGAAAG GGACACAAAGGAGAAATTAAACGGGACACGCCCGTCGCCTGCCAACACGAGTCCTCGGGGCGAGACGGCAGAGCCATCTAGAGGTGTGTCCCCTGAGCCCAAAGACAAGGAAAGAAGCAAAGCGCAGCTGCCGGATCCTCCCTGCCGGAGTGCGGAGACGCAGGAACACAAGCCCACAGAGAGCcagcaggagagaagagagaagacagCCAAGCACACGGAGGAGACGCCCAGCGCCGAGGAGACGCCCTCACCCAAGCAGCAGAGGCAGGACGTGGAGCGGCGTGGGGGTGGCGAGGGCTGGGAGCCAGACGTGAAGAGGAGCAGAGGGGATCTCGAGGCCAGGGGCAGCCAGGTGAaggtgaaggaggagaggagggaggaccAGGAGTCGTCGGAAGGCAAGATACCTCCCAAGGTCTCGGAGAGGCCGCAGCCAGGGCCCAGGGCCCCGGGCCCGTACCCGTCGTCCCTGCTGTCCCTGCccgtgtgtgtgggcggaggcCCCCAGGGCGCCGACAGGACCCGGCTGGTGCCGCCCATCATGCTGTCGGGCAGCGAGAGGCTGCCCTTCCCCGCCCAACACTGGGACCCCATGCGTAGTCTGTACAGGGCCCTGGACCTCCCGCACAAGGAGCTGCTCCTGCGGGCGGAGGCGCTCCAGCGGCCGGCCGTGGTCCCGCGCGAGGCCCTGCTCCACCCGCTGGCCCTGGAGCAGCACAGAGGCCTGCAGGAGGAGCGCCATCGTCTGGCCCTGCTGCGGGAGGAGAGCGAGAGGGGGCGTCTCCTGGCCATGCACCACGCCTCCCTGGaaccccacctaccccacctaccccacctgCCCCACCCAGGGCTCCTACCCGCCACGTACCCCGGCCCGCTGCTGCCCCGCCTGGGGCTCACGCACGCCCCGCCCTACGGCCCGCTCGGCAAGACTCTGCCCGCCGTTGGCTACATGCacgcagctccgccccctctgctCCCGGCCCCGCCCCCGCGCTCACCCAGACGGACTTCCTCCATGGTGGACAGGGCGAGCACCCGCCCtggcagagagggggaggggccatga